The Lolium rigidum isolate FL_2022 chromosome 1, APGP_CSIRO_Lrig_0.1, whole genome shotgun sequence region ACATTTGAGGTAAGTTATTGATGCGATGTTTTCCGATGAACAAAGTGCCTTCGTTCATGGTAGGCCTATCACTGATATTGTGTTAACTACCTATGAGAGTATGCACTTGCTTAAACCTTTTAAATAATAAAGCGTCATTTATCGAAAATAATGAGGGTATGCACTCTATGAAGATAACTATCTTGATGAGCTGAATCAGCTAACGAAAGTGTTATGCTCCAAATTAAGACAATTATGTCTAAATATTGGTGGAGTGGATCACTAGACAAAATAGGGACGCCTAGGCGATCATGGGATTGGCATCTCAAGGTTTCCACGATGAGCACGGTATCGTCAGGCTCGCATTGGAGCAGAGTGGCCAAGCTCTTGGCATAGTTCACCAGGAGGCCAGAAGATCTGCTAAACAGCTTTAGAATGGCTTTGGCAGCATCGTTGCTCCAGGAAGGGTGGAAGAAAAGGCCAGAAGATCACTTTGGCAAACATTTCTCAACAGCCTCCACTCCAGATCCAAAGTTCCAAACAAGGCAGCATTCCTCCCAAGTTTCAAAAAGGGCATTCCCTATCTCAGCAGGAAAATGCACTAGACAGGAATCAAAGAGCAACACACAGTACAATACAGTTTTTGGCAATGCAAATACCACATAAGAAAGTTTTGGTTCAAAGGAACAACTTGCAGTTCGCACCACCAGAAGTTTGGCATCTACCATTAGCTGACTCTGAAACATTTAGGTATTCAGCATTACAATGACACTAGCATTGCAGGGAGTGAACTACACAGACCGGTAGACAGATAACTGTCCAGCTTACGGTAGATAATAAGCAGTGGTAAGACACAGCTCGAGAGTTTGGTGAATCAACGAAGATCTAGATTATCCTGCAGCGGACATCAGGCTCAGTCAACATCTGAAGCAGTTGCAGTTCAGGATAGCCTCTGTTTCTTCTTAGCAAGGTTCTTAAATATAGATTGTACATCATCAGATGTGACTGGTTTAGAAGGATCACGGGATTCCTGCTCAAAGtattaaagaaaaggaaagaataaACATCAGGTATATGGATAAAAGAAAATGTATCATATGCATGCATAAACTATTACAACCTATGAAGGTAAAAGAAAAGGACATTAAGTTTGCCATTATGAGATGGTATTGTTGTGCACATATAGATATGAACAATGAAATGGTTTTTAAAGAAAAGGTCATAGAAAATgcaaattcaaataaatttatttcACATAATTGAAACGAAGAAATTTCAGTTAGATGCACAATAACATACGGGTGAAACAAGCAAGCCAATTTGTGAGTGCAAACGAATTGTAGAGAAGATGTTGGACCTCTGTTAGAAACCTGATTCTACTGTGCAGGCCTGCAGGGGTGCACTGTAGGATCAGGTTTCTTACAGGGGGGATTCAAGTTCAAGGACAAGGCTCCGCTTTAACCCCAGGGACCTTCAGCACGAACTCATGGGGACATTTTTATATGTCAGAGAGGACCCGAAGTATCTAAGTCAGGTTACTATAGTGACCCCAGAGGCCCATTCTCATATATCTGCCATGCACAAAGTATCTAACTTctccaaaacaaaaaaaagtccAAAATTAATTGCCATGTTACAATTGTATTGGAAGCCACCCATGATTGATCATAGGGATACcatctactacctccgtcccataatataagatgttagtaTTACAACCAACAAATATAGGAGTATATTTTTTGTAATAACATTATATTATGGGGCAGAGGGAGTAGTAGATAAGGCACTGCAGCCTGGCCTGATTCTTTTATTTAAAATGATATATTAATGATGCATATTTTCTGAAGAAAAACAATTTTGTTTGTATAGCTTCAACTGGACATGTATGTTCTGGGCTACCACTGCTTAGCCTTCAATTCACCTCTCATCATCAAATTAATTGTGAATATACTGTCCTCTTTTTGAAACAAGGAGTGGAACTTCGGAGTTCAGCCTAGAGCTATATGAGAACTCATGCAGCTTGGACTAAACTCACAAAAGAATCTGGCTGCTGTGCCATATGATTGGGGATTAATAATGAAGCCATGTAGTTATGGATAATAAGGCCACACCATCATGTTGCTGCCAGGTTGTTTGATTAGGTTTCTATATGTTGCAGCACTACAGTTTAAACTAACCAGGAACCCAATCATGCTGCGAGCGACAACTAGTTCAACAATCGGAAAGAGCAAACCTATTGTGACTAATGCAAATTTATAAATTATTGTTAGTCATATTTGCTAGGAATTTAACAGTCCTGATGGACATCTGAATTATGCTGACCTTGATTTCCATCTTTGTATTAATATGATTAGTGCGCTAATATATATAGCACAACATGGAAGCTCCAGGGATCACAGAATGTAGAAATTAACAACAAAGTGACCAACAGTAAAGTAAGCAGAGAGTTTTACCAGAAAGGACTGAAATTCATTCTTCATGTCACTGATGCCACTCAAAATCTCTATCTTCTGGACATGGTTAAGTGAGTTGATAAAGTTAGCTTCAGCTCCTTCCTGCTGCTCCAACTTCTTCTGCCTTTTCTCCTTAGCCATCTTTTCATATTCCTCAATAGAGTCCTCCTTGTCTGTAAGGTGTGCAATGCCTCGTTGTTCATAGAAGTTGGTGCATGCACCGCATCTGCATAGAGTCTCTCTCCACCCTTTTGATAAGAAAAATGGCATAATTTTCTCTGAATCATCTGACTTTGTATTTATATCCAGCCCTAGCTTACAGTTCCCAGCTGAATTATCACCCAAATTGGACTTCTCTGAAGCTGCAATATCTTTTGTACAGTTATTCTCAACAGAGGTATTTTCAGCACTTTGATGGTCTACACGGGCACCATTTTCATTTTTCTCAGTGTTAGCATGACCTGAATAGCCTCCTTCCATACCATTTGAATCAGCAGTAACAGCTTCTGATGCAGAAGTCTGCTTACTAGAAGCCCAAATTGTATCAGGATAGAGTTTCAAGAAAGAACAGACAGGCGAGCATTTATGGCATATGAAATCCTCATATAGTGCCTCCCCTTCTTCATCGCATGGTATCTGCAAAGCAAGGAAATTATTAAGCACAAAACTATGCTTGATATCTGAAATCGTGTAATAATAAGCGAAGCACAAACGTATGTAGTTTGCAGCACCTGCTAAAGCTTAGAAGTAAAATTTGCACTACATCAATATGGGATGGGCTGATCAAGAAGATGTATTCAATTGCAGGTAACATAACATAACAATGGCATGGGCAACTCCTATGGGAAAAAGAAAAAATGGACAAGCAATGCAACACTGAAAACTCAAAAGCACTAGTGATACAATGCGCTTGTTTTCAACTTTTACCCAGTAAGGAAGATTTGATGCTATGTTTCtaagatgcaaaaaaaaaatctagcagAAAAATTGTGGTAAACAGAGGTGAAAGAATATCTGTGACAGTACTAGGACACAGTTAATGGTATGAGCCACACAAATCATGCAAACTTAGAAGAACCAGAAAACAGGAAGCAGTTAACAAGTATTATCCAATTAAAGAAAATCATGTGAAGTAGAACACCTTTTCGGCAGAGTCAAGGCCAATATGATCCTCATGAAACCAGTCCTCACAAATACAGCATTGTATCATTTCAACTTGCTCCTTGGCTTCTGGGTCAGGATAAGGCCTACTGCACGTGCAATACGAACCCTTGAAATTCTGATTATAGGAATTTGCTGAGTTCTCGGGCTCTTTCTCAGGGTTGAGCTTGCAGAGGTGACCTCCAAACTTTGAGTTGCCACAGTCACAACGAAAGTTTCTCTTTGTCCAGAGTTCAACAACCTGAACAGGAGGATTTTTTTCGGGCATGAGTTGTGTGTGCACTTACAAAAAGACAATTGCAGAAGATATTAACTGATTAAGCATAATGGTAAAATTCCTAAAAGTTTTGCATGCAAATGAGAGACCCAGGTGATCAGAAAGACTATCTCGCACTACCGTGAACCCCTGAAAAACTGATAATGATCTACAAGCATCGCACTGCCATATTTTAGAAGTAAACTGGAAATTGTCATTGGATGACTTACAGTACTTAGCATGATCAAACTCTATCTATGATGTGTAATGTCTGGCAATACTTAACGCAGGAGATGCTCGCAAATAATTTGGCATCTGCTAACACTACGAACTGAATATTACACCGTGACAGCTTGACACACTTGACTACAGCAGAAACACTTGCGTTCAGGCAAGACGTAACCGCACGCACACATGACTGCTACAAAAGGCACAATAAACCATGCACGATCTAGAAAACAGCAAGTAATACAGCACACAACCTAATAAAAACATTCAAATATTGCTGCTGCTTCAGGGTCGCCGTGAAGAACATGCCATTCATCCATGAGGCAACTTCAATCGGGAAAAAGTAGTAGCAGGAACATGGATCTACATTTCCCCTAAATGTGGATCAAGATTTCCCCCGAAATTAATTCCCCTCCCAAATCAGTCGctactccctcctcatacaccttACGGACACCAACCATCCAGCTAACACGCTAGAGCTAAAAAAACAGAAGAAATACCTAGGCAAGCGAGTGGCACCCGAAAAAAGGgatgggaggggaggggaggggctcaCCTCATGTCCGTCGTGGCAGGCGAGGCAGCATGCGGTGCAGACCCCGGCGGCGCCGTCGGGCACGCAGGTGAGGCAGGAGAAGACGGCCTGGCGCTTGAGGTACCCCGCGCCGTAGGTGcactcgtcgccgtcgtcgccgcccagCACCAAATCCGCCTCCTAGGGTTTCAGACAACACTGAGCGCCCAGCCAGATCGAGCTAAAACAAAAACGGCGCGCGGGGTAGCGGGGGGTTACCAGCTCCTCGGCCTCGATGCCGTCCATGTACTCGCGGATGGTGACCGTCGGCTCGACCTCGTCCTCgaaggcggcgtcggcgccgtcgGCGGCCATGGCCCGGGGCTAGGGTTAGTTAGGGTTTGGGCTCGCGTGCGGGTTCGTGAGATTGGGTTTGGGGCGAGAGGTGGAGAGAAGGAATCTAGTCTAGGTGGAGGAATGGGAGGGGCGAGATTTTAATGCGAATCTCATTCTCCGGGGAAGGGAAGAGGGGAACGGCGAGGTGGATACGGGAGGCGGGTTTTTTTCTGGGTGGGGACGGGTCTGACTGGGTTTAGATTGGAGTCTCTGAGATGTGGGGACGGGTCTGGCATGAGGAATGGGTCCTGTATTTCAGTGGGGAGATAACGCGCGATAGGTGTTTCTGTTTGCTTTTGTAGGGCGGGAGGGAGGCGCCGCTTTTGGTTTCCCGCCACCGCGATGGGACGGCCGCGGGGGTGCCGTCCAAGGGAGCAAACCCAAAGTCATTCATGAGACTTGGGACTTGGGAGTTCCCTATCATTGCATTTGCATTCACTtaacttagagcatccccactcgttggtgctccccacgcccaaatccggcgaaattttcgtccggattggatgaagatttggcgtggggagcgctgaAGTtctagccgtccccccggcaggaaacccccaacctcgaccatttgacatatttcaaacaaattcaacataaaatttaacaagttcggcaaacaagatgatgaaaattgctgaaacaaattcggcgataacagtacaatgtttaacaagtgctgaaacaaatgaagcacacaaatttcacattcgatgtctcggcttgcacttccggcgacctcgtgccgacccaccacgccgacgagttgccagtccggcgtacatgcttgccaagcaaccaaggatcatcatgtgctcgtcgtcttgggcggccgccgccatctcttcttgcataagctcgacgaacatctcgctcctcctcttcgtccgagtccatggccggcgaggcaaatggacgaacacccgacgggcgtggtcgaggcaacccgagccgcgagcgacgacgagcaagcgggCCGGAAAACGAAGCCGGCGGAAGAGCAACCAGATAGGTCGTCGTCCAAACACGACGGAATATAGGCAGgcggggaaggaggggcggcgcaactcgggcaacaagccggcggggtggtgccggcggcgagagagatacgaggggtgggggagattttgagcgacgtggcggtggggttcgtgcggccgagtcaccgacagatcgggcccttccccgcttttcactcgtccggagtccccgagatctccccgggggccggggtggcgtgggatcgccggatgaatttaggcccaaatccggacgaaaacgaggaaccgggggcgcgactgggccgaatttcgccatccggatggaaaaaacgctcgccgggggcctcctcggggggacgagtggagatgctcttagaaataTGTATTCAAACTAGCCTATGGCTCCtacttttagagcatctccaacggtcGATGTATCCGACGCTGTATCCAAAAGAACGACTAGTTTAGCGTGCGAGAGGCGCAAATTGATGCTTCAACAGACGTTGTAACCGGTGCTGTAAAGTGGATCACGCTGCAAAAGTGCTATCTCGTGCGCTATATCTACCGCGCCGGAAAGAGCGCGGTACGAATCGCGCGCAGAAACAACTACCCAGTTTTACGGCTCCAAAATTTAGAGCTTCTGGTGCAGGTGAATATGGTCTCACGCGCGAAACACTGATGAAGCGCACTGCAAAATGCTTTTACAGCGCCAAAATTTAGCGCGACTATTGGAGATACTCTCAAAAAAGCTACCTATTGGAAAACCGTGGAAAGAATCTCTGCTGAGGAGAAGTTCATAGAAGCTGGTACATACTCACTCTTCTTTTTGGCTTTTGTATTTTTTGGCTTGTTTGATGTGTTGAGCTGTGAAATGTATGTATCGCCCCTAAATTCAATGTGTGGTCTGAATAATTGGTAATATCACATGTATGCTAGTCCATAATGAGATAGAAATGAACAAACACCGTTTATCAATAAAATAGGAACCATCCAGTGAACCAATGAAATAGGAACCATTGACTAGCAGTACCATTACGAATTACAAGTAGATGCCCCGAAATTTagtcatgtcctatcaaccaacttGTATCAAGTACTAACAATCAATCTAACACTGAATTGTAAATCAACACAACATCAAATGCCTGAAGTTTATCTGAATAGAAAcataaatacaaaaaaaaaatctgggaaGAAGGAGCTACCTGCTGCTGCTGGGAGGAAGACATGGGGAGGAGCAGCTCGACCTCGAGCTCGCCGGCAGGGGAAGACGGATGCCGTCCTAGCATTGGGCGTCGGTGGATGAGGACGTGGGGGCGGGCGAGCGACGGGCGGGAGTACTGGCAGGCAATGGGGTGGGTGGCTTCCGCGCGGGCATCGGGGCGGCTGCGGGCGACGGGGTGGCAGCCGGTTGGGCGGGCGAGCAGTCGGCGACGGGCTTCAACCCTACGTGCGCTCAGGGGGGGACTCGTGCGGGGAGCCTCCCGTGCGAACCattcctcttttttcttccatTGTTTTCACTTCTCAACACATCCCCGCTGCGGTGGCATTTCTCTGTAAATACAGCGAACTAGAGGGACAGGTCTGGATACCCATtcgttttcatcgggagaagctcgGGAATCTGCCCAGAAGTTCTTCATCAACCGATTCTGGTTTTACACACGATTTGAAATTCACGGTGAAAAAAAGCAGGCTAGCGACCCTTGTTTTTTTTTAATGTTTGGACCCTTCTTTTGAGCTTGTGCTATGGGGAGTGTgactagaagcccaaaagaaggggGCCTATTTATCCTTGTGATGCGAGTGGTATAAGGGCCATCACATTTTAGCTCGAGCTTCTCCAACGCCAGGCTTATAGATTGTGATGAAATGAGAATAGAGGTCGCTCTGGTGGCTAGCTGCATGGATGCGCACGTAGCCTGCCTTGGTTTGAGTCGACTCGGCAAGTGTGATCATAGAGCTCCTTCTATAAAAACAAGTCGCCAAGTGAGTCCTTGGATCACTAGTGGAGACAGGGCCTTCAGTCCCGCACTGTAAGGGTCTTTGTTTTCGGTTGGTCAACCGCGactaattaggcgggactaaaagggaggcctttagtcgcggctcagTTACGAGCCGGGACAAATGGCCATCCACGTGGCCGGGTCATAGGGTTTGGGCTGGAGAACCTTCAGTCCCGGCCGGTAACTCCAACCGCGACTAGATATTATTTTTAGTAACTATGTttctcatttttctaattttattttattttttcttttttctttttctttttatttgacttgttactctctcacttAGACCATTTTTAATACTAATTACACTTGTAGACTAGGTCATCACttctcggtcggtcacccatccgcacactactccaccctcagcacgcttaacttcttggttattTCCTGCtgcgctgcttgtgacggtaaagcacacgtccgttgggaaccccaagaggaaggtatgatgagtacagcagcgagttttccctcagtaagaaaccaaggttatcgaaccagtaggagatgaagatcacgtgaaggttgttggtgaaggagtgtagtgcggcgcaacaccagggattccggtgccaatgtggaacctgcacgacataatcaaactactttgccccaacttaatagtgaggttgtcaatctcaccggcttgctgaaaacaaaggattaaacgtatggtgtggaaaataatgtttgcttgcagaaaacaaaagagaacaatgattgcagtaggttgtatttcagatgtaaaagaatggaccggggtccacagtttactagtggtgtctctccaataagataaataacatgttgggtaaacaaattacagttgggcaattgacaaatagaaagggcataacaatgcacatacatatcatgatgactactatgagatttactttgggcattacgacaaagaacatagaccaccatccagcatgcatctatgcctaaaaagtctaccttcgggttagcatccgcaccccttccagtattaagttgcaagcaacagacaattgcattaagtatcgtgcgtaatgtaaacaatacaaatatccttagacaaagcattgatgttttatccctagtggcaacaacacatccacaaccttaggggttgccgtcactccctgcattcaatggagacatgaacccactatctagcataaataccccctcttggagttacaagtatcaacttggccagagcctttactagcaacggagagcatgcaagatcataaacaacacatatatgatagatcaataatcaacttgacatattattccatattcaccggatcccaacaaacacaacatgtagcattacaaatagatgatcttgatcataataggcagctcaaaagatctaaacatgatggcacaataggagaagacaaccatctagctactgctatggacccgtagtccaaggacgaactactcacgcatcagtccggaggcgggcatggtgatgtagagccctccggtgatgattccctctccggcagtggtgccggaggagatcttccgaacccccgagttagggttgacggtggcggcgtctctggaactgttctggtattttggctctcggtactagggttttcggggacgaaggaataaataggcgaaggggcagcgtcgggggagccaggggctccctccccacgtctcggtgatgacccacaagtatagggggtgtatcgtagtatcttcgataagtaagaatgtcgatcccaacgaggagcagaaggtgttgacaagcagtttcgatgaaggtttcactgtaaatgctNNNNNNNNNNNNNNNNNNNNNNNNNNNNNNNNNNNNNNNNNNNNNNNNNNNNNNNNNNNNNNNNNNNNNNNNNNNNNNNNNNNNNNNNNNNNNNNNNNNNcctacgccaagtactaacacggatgcgcacactcgtcaccattacaccgtgcaggaggaataaaactactttaataacttcactagagtagcacatagataaattgtgatacaaaacacattgcaatcataaagagatataaataagcacttcactatgccattcataacagtgaacaagtattctgtgaaatataggctaagagacccacacgatgcacacactgtcacctttacgcacgtgggacaaggagtctccggagatcacataagtaaaacccacttgactagcacaatgacatctagattacaagcatcatcatatgaatctcaatcatgtaaggcagctcatgagattattgtattgaagtacataggagagagatgaaccacatagctaccggtacagccccgagcctcgatggagaactactccctcctcatgggagacgagcagcgttgatgaagatggcggtggtgtcgatggaggagccttccggggcacttccccgtcccggcggcgtgccggaacggagactcctgtcccccagatcttggcttggcgatggcggcggctctggaaggtttctcgtaccgtggcttttttcgtatcgaagttttaggtcagggacctttaaataggcgaagaggcggagtcggaggggcgacgaggcggtgacacaataggggggcgcccccccctaggccgcgccgggctatcgtctgggggcccagtggcccccctctggcgactctcgggtgttctggaagcttcgtggaaaaataggatgctgggccttgatttcgtctgattccgagaataattccttactaggatttctggaaccaaaaacggcagaaaacgagaaccggcccttcggcatctcgtcaataggttagttccggaaaacgcataaatatgacataaagtatgcataaaacatgtagatatcatcaataatatggcatggaacataagaaattatcgatacgtcggagacgtatcagcatccccaagcttagttcctgctcgtcccgagcgagtaaacaataacacggataatttctggagtgacatgccatcataaccttgatcatactattgtaaacatatgtaatgaatgcagcgatcaaaacaatggtaatgacatgagtaaacaagctgaatcataaagcaaagacttttcatgaatagtacttaaagacaagcatcaataagtcttgcataagagttgactcataaagcaataaatcaaagtaaaggtattgaagcaacacaaaagaagattaagcttcagcggttgctttcaacttataacatgtatatctcatggataattgtcaacatagagtaatatagcaagtgcaatatgcaagtatgtaggaattaatgcacagttcacacaagtgtttgcttcttgaggtggagagaaataggtgaactgactcaacattaaaagtaaaagaaatgtccttcaaagaggaaagcatcgattgctatatttgtgctagagcttttattttgaaaacataaagagagcataaaagtaaagttttgagaggtgtttgttgttgtcaacgaatggtagtgggcactctaactacctcatcaaccggactttcaagagcggctcccatgaaggacgttatctctaccagcaaggtagatcatccctcttctcttttgtttacacatgtactttagtttcattatttatggatgacactcctcccaaccttttgcttacacaagccatggctaaccgaatcctcgggtgccttccaacattcacataccatggaggagtgtctatttgcaaaattaagttgcttactgatgaatcagagcaaaacatgtgaagagaattattaatgaaggttgattaattggggctgggaaccccattgccagctctttttgcaaaattattggataagcggatgtgccactagtccattgtgaaagtctgtcaaaagtaaatgacaagatcgaaagataaaacaccacatacttcctcatgagctataaaacattgacacaaataagaggtgataaattttgaattatttaaaggtagcactcaagcaatttactttggaatggcggagaaataccatgtagtaggtaggtatggtggacacaaatggcatagtggttggctcaaggattttggatgcatgagaagtaatccctctcaatacaaggcttaggctagcaaggttgtttgaaacaa contains the following coding sequences:
- the LOC124693107 gene encoding putative E3 ubiquitin-protein ligase UBR7, yielding MAADGADAAFEDEVEPTVTIREYMDGIEAEELEADLVLGGDDGDECTYGAGYLKRQAVFSCLTCVPDGAAGVCTACCLACHDGHEVVELWTKRNFRCDCGNSKFGGHLCKLNPEKEPENSANSYNQNFKGSYCTCSRPYPDPEAKEQVEMIQCCICEDWFHEDHIGLDSAEKIPCDEEGEALYEDFICHKCSPVCSFLKLYPDTIWASSKQTSASEAVTADSNGMEGGYSGHANTEKNENGARVDHQSAENTSVENNCTKDIAASEKSNLGDNSAGNCKLGLDINTKSDDSEKIMPFFLSKGWRETLCRCGACTNFYEQRGIAHLTDKEDSIEEYEKMAKEKRQKKLEQQEGAEANFINSLNHVQKIEILSGISDMKNEFQSFLESRDPSKPVTSDDVQSIFKNLAKKKQRLS